A region of Candidatus Jidaibacter acanthamoeba DNA encodes the following proteins:
- a CDS encoding ankyrin repeat domain-containing protein: MAYIKLKKLLDFNSPKSNFMYFLHQDKHIDENTFLISRTKPWLRKKSLTAIINGMGVKALESIVNLSDPNTVSAYLKVLKNSYNIYTIITEITKFKLLNELQRDWLNEFAVYLKTGMNLRASLDEELIDKYDCDYKSYDLLNKYYSGAIIRFLISYIEELNKLNPNEVKKVIKQLKEPYASSEDQVLMRSRLNESLFKASYTGEEKEVRVTLSKGADPNFQAGEGFTPLLMAILKRHDNIVKVLLRGGANPNLEAICNRLPLNCVIQQGNHKVLELLLKHGADPNRFAADYSNTPLNTAIGMRCVKSIKLLLTYGASLKCLDKGEKLEATKVPYLIYAVLLKEYKIVKALLPGVEDINEKWGRNYLTPLMIASQSQDLKIAKLLIQNGADINIQDRVGKTALSWAIQHNSYEIASLILKHGGDANIADETGLTPLMIASYLGFTKIAKLLLKNNAHANHESKYFKSALIQAIFGSKDINILKLLIKAGANVNASFTDGYTPLIAAVRSGDISKVNKLLKYRADPNLQNRYGETALIILAGLTNYNNTIADSLVRNGAKLEISNVKGTPLMHAAEDGNIDAIKDLIKLGAKIDYDHEGRTALLQAIYKREAEAIKLLISLGAKIGDGKALYKAADSNCIEIINILLSKGADPKLISEPDFASLERSVKKKFICVKEVIEIIKEWRKLRGQLKSDEAKLVISPATQEITTIDKVFEAVKNNDYKAVKDALSSGLEPNTINKYGISLLLKAVTNGHYKMTELLLKNKADPNKHKGYLYAPLQDAITWKHFDIAELLLKYGANPNIENWDGYNLLLENEVRGNYNLLKLLLKHGLNPNIISKSYGTAFSAILKCEALDSIKLCLKYGADPNLGKIKEDTLLLASIKRRKEDIAAILLEYGASPLISDFSICLNEAITGRLEKVGQMLIDRGAVTSLPEETISYIFNSSIKYGNQDFTRFMVANQQEVKLSFENKKIGFIWAAEHGELQLVEMLVKQLPNINLQDDNGTTALIAAVKAEQLEVIKILLKWGGKTDIKDNNGYAAMSHALMQNCLEAIRILSEYEAGKNGKNETDLIELGSKEYNYKAIIV, encoded by the coding sequence ATGGCTTACATCAAATTAAAAAAACTATTAGACTTCAATAGTCCTAAATCCAATTTTATGTATTTCCTACATCAGGATAAGCATATTGATGAAAATACTTTCCTGATTAGTAGGACAAAGCCTTGGCTTAGAAAGAAGTCATTAACGGCAATAATCAATGGAATGGGAGTAAAAGCCTTAGAGAGTATAGTAAATCTAAGTGATCCAAATACAGTATCAGCTTATTTGAAGGTATTAAAAAATAGCTATAATATTTATACAATTATAACTGAAATTACAAAGTTTAAATTATTGAATGAATTGCAGCGAGATTGGCTGAATGAGTTTGCAGTATATTTAAAAACAGGCATGAATTTAAGAGCTTCTTTAGATGAAGAATTGATTGATAAGTATGACTGTGATTATAAGAGTTACGACTTACTTAATAAATATTATTCGGGAGCAATAATTAGGTTTTTAATAAGCTATATAGAAGAGCTTAACAAATTAAATCCAAATGAAGTAAAGAAAGTAATTAAACAATTAAAAGAGCCATATGCTTCATCCGAGGATCAGGTGTTAATGAGAAGCAGGCTGAATGAAAGTCTTTTTAAAGCGTCTTATACCGGAGAAGAAAAAGAAGTAAGAGTTACATTATCAAAAGGAGCCGATCCGAACTTCCAAGCTGGGGAAGGTTTCACGCCCCTACTAATGGCCATACTAAAACGTCATGATAATATAGTTAAAGTATTACTAAGAGGTGGAGCAAACCCTAATTTAGAAGCTATCTGCAATAGGTTACCTTTGAACTGCGTAATACAACAAGGTAACCATAAAGTTCTGGAATTATTATTAAAACACGGTGCAGATCCGAATCGTTTCGCAGCTGATTACTCAAACACTCCTTTAAATACCGCTATAGGTATGCGCTGTGTTAAAAGCATAAAGTTACTTTTAACCTATGGTGCATCTTTGAAATGTTTAGACAAGGGAGAAAAATTAGAAGCTACCAAAGTTCCTTATCTTATATATGCTGTATTACTTAAAGAATATAAAATAGTAAAAGCCCTATTACCGGGTGTAGAAGACATCAATGAAAAATGGGGTAGGAATTATTTAACACCTTTAATGATTGCTTCACAATCACAAGATCTCAAGATAGCAAAGTTATTGATACAAAACGGAGCTGATATTAATATCCAAGATAGAGTAGGGAAAACAGCATTAAGCTGGGCTATACAACATAATAGCTATGAAATTGCCTCCCTAATTTTAAAGCATGGAGGAGATGCTAATATTGCAGATGAAACGGGATTAACGCCTTTAATGATTGCATCATATTTGGGGTTTACCAAAATAGCAAAACTGCTACTTAAAAATAACGCTCATGCGAACCATGAAAGCAAATATTTTAAATCTGCATTAATTCAGGCAATATTTGGAAGTAAAGATATAAATATTTTGAAGCTTTTAATAAAAGCCGGAGCTAACGTCAATGCAAGTTTTACGGATGGATACACGCCGTTAATAGCAGCTGTACGAAGCGGAGATATTTCTAAAGTAAATAAATTGCTTAAATATAGAGCTGATCCTAATTTGCAAAATAGATATGGGGAAACTGCACTTATTATACTGGCAGGATTAACAAATTATAATAACACTATAGCAGACTCATTAGTCAGAAATGGTGCAAAATTAGAGATTAGCAACGTAAAAGGAACTCCCTTGATGCATGCAGCTGAAGATGGAAACATAGATGCAATAAAAGATTTAATAAAGTTAGGAGCTAAAATTGATTATGATCATGAAGGAAGGACTGCATTATTACAAGCTATTTATAAAAGAGAAGCAGAGGCTATAAAATTATTAATATCCTTAGGAGCAAAAATTGGGGACGGAAAAGCTTTATATAAAGCGGCTGATTCAAACTGTATTGAAATTATAAATATCTTATTATCTAAAGGAGCTGACCCCAAGCTAATTAGTGAACCTGATTTTGCAAGTCTTGAAAGGAGTGTAAAGAAAAAATTTATATGCGTGAAAGAAGTTATAGAAATTATAAAAGAGTGGAGAAAACTAAGGGGGCAGTTGAAATCAGATGAAGCTAAATTAGTTATTAGTCCTGCAACGCAAGAGATAACTACAATTGATAAAGTATTTGAAGCTGTAAAGAACAATGATTATAAGGCAGTAAAAGATGCTCTCAGCTCAGGTTTAGAACCTAATACTATTAATAAGTACGGTATTTCTCTATTATTAAAAGCAGTAACAAATGGTCATTATAAAATGACTGAACTGTTATTAAAAAATAAAGCGGATCCTAATAAGCATAAAGGCTATCTTTATGCACCTTTGCAAGATGCTATTACCTGGAAGCATTTTGATATTGCCGAGCTTCTTTTAAAATATGGAGCTAATCCTAATATTGAAAATTGGGACGGTTATAATCTATTGTTGGAAAATGAGGTAAGGGGAAATTACAATTTACTAAAGTTATTACTAAAGCATGGTTTAAACCCAAATATAATTTCTAAATCTTACGGGACAGCGTTCAGTGCAATTTTAAAATGTGAAGCGCTTGATTCTATCAAGTTGTGTTTAAAATATGGAGCTGATCCCAATCTTGGTAAAATAAAAGAAGATACCTTATTATTAGCATCCATAAAAAGGAGAAAAGAAGATATAGCTGCAATATTATTAGAATACGGGGCTAGTCCGCTTATATCCGATTTTAGCATATGTTTAAATGAAGCAATAACAGGTAGATTAGAGAAAGTAGGACAAATGCTGATTGATAGAGGTGCAGTTACTTCACTACCTGAGGAGACCATTAGTTACATTTTTAATAGTTCTATTAAGTATGGGAATCAAGATTTTACAAGGTTTATGGTAGCGAACCAACAGGAGGTGAAGTTAAGTTTTGAAAATAAAAAGATAGGATTTATCTGGGCAGCAGAGCACGGTGAGTTACAACTGGTAGAAATGTTAGTTAAGCAACTGCCGAATATTAATTTACAAGATGATAACGGAACAACGGCTTTAATTGCAGCGGTAAAAGCTGAGCAACTTGAGGTTATAAAAATCTTACTTAAATGGGGCGGTAAGACTGATATTAAGGATAATAACGGATATGCGGCTATGTCTCATGCATTAATGCAAAATTGTTTAGAAGCGATACGGATACTATCGGAATATGAAGCTGGTAAAAATGGTAAAAATGAAACAGATCTGATTGAGCTGGGAAGTAAAGAGTATAATTATAAAGCAATAATTGTATAA
- a CDS encoding ankyrin repeat domain-containing protein — MTNIYLREFLDVNDPNSPFMHYITNNIEISKKLSKLLKAEFWKDNLKLIVDSLGIDTLEYISNFSDANAALAYLQTVRDSHNIYTIIAEIDKFHFLNETHRNALIDFAALIYFGLDGKFHANKHGYYSYDEEVLVCKYCSSVILKFVINKFKEIRQVDSRKVKEIQEWLQEPYFDSVEQVLATRDLFNAAWFGDLKSIKAAIAKGANVNYMERKVAPPMLMAVIGGNVAIVEELLKAGADPDAEINYSKDIYPDVVLDQADNNNAMLNVLPKEVKEKVLKRQQEKNNIKIEQSITTPLVLASGIGRYNIVETLIKYGADVNKFAGEKYNTPLNQAIKKERHEITGLLIKHGADIKVINVKNIKGEMNVSPLLILSPTGNLEAMKLILDGGADVNERTIFEATPLIQASMFGHVKVVELLLQYPVEVDAVDKFGKTALIWAVEKGDLNIVEALIAKKVDLDIINNEGMTALMIAALMGLDRIVEVLIKHGADANIESKYWGSALMIAISKSYAKIARIIMPNVLDVDKEFYDGSTALLKAIKVRNEEIVKALLKQGANPNKQNRYLKYPLVVALADTLKNSKSKKEIVKLLLKYNANPYTLTFKNTNCFDKAIEAGDKEIINLLDAWKLENKNTLVNNSTLELEKEITSLEQSHYDEIRTAIESNSIDTIKKLLKQKIRLEVKGKEPLLNIAIGKNSYEIAKLLLDHGINPNIRDEGSGEASVMMAVCRDNVEMIKLLIKYKADLDLFSWSGYTPLMFAVSMNRKETIKLLLEAGANVNYQNYDKETALSLAVQHCYENVAILLKNGADPCLGEIFKRTTLLESAATEGDEEVINLLINNNTFFRGTSIESAIKQAIAKDYGGVIELLINHKDFIILIPQEAGLLLSDAIKNNNNHAVKVLLKYFKKIGFKEEDLRAGLAWAIERGETEIIIELLKAGVDINHINNGTTALIEAVKDNNISTAEAILHYGKSLSINAKDQQGNSALYYAVINNDENIVQLILDKKGTLSDEEINKLNNSDINKASDIMKIMLREDLKQKILGEHSGKIVVL; from the coding sequence ATGACGAATATATACCTTAGAGAATTCTTAGATGTAAATGATCCTAATTCTCCTTTCATGCATTATATTACTAATAATATAGAAATAAGTAAAAAGCTCTCCAAGCTTTTAAAAGCAGAATTTTGGAAGGATAATTTAAAGTTAATAGTAGATAGTTTAGGAATAGATACTCTGGAATATATAAGCAACTTTAGTGATGCGAATGCAGCTTTAGCTTATCTGCAAACCGTTAGAGACAGTCATAATATATATACAATAATAGCGGAGATTGATAAATTTCATTTTTTAAACGAAACGCACCGTAATGCTTTAATAGATTTTGCGGCTTTAATATATTTTGGACTTGATGGAAAATTTCACGCGAATAAACATGGTTACTATAGTTATGATGAAGAAGTTTTAGTCTGTAAATATTGTTCAAGTGTAATACTTAAGTTTGTAATAAATAAATTTAAAGAAATACGTCAGGTAGATTCACGTAAGGTAAAAGAAATACAAGAATGGCTACAAGAACCTTATTTCGATTCAGTAGAGCAAGTATTAGCCACCCGTGATTTATTTAATGCAGCATGGTTTGGAGATTTAAAAAGTATAAAAGCTGCAATTGCAAAGGGAGCTAATGTCAATTATATGGAGCGTAAGGTAGCTCCTCCTATGCTGATGGCGGTAATAGGCGGAAATGTAGCAATTGTTGAGGAATTACTTAAAGCAGGAGCTGATCCTGATGCTGAAATTAATTATTCCAAAGATATTTATCCCGACGTAGTATTGGATCAAGCAGATAATAACAATGCTATGTTAAATGTTCTTCCAAAAGAAGTTAAAGAAAAAGTATTAAAGAGGCAGCAGGAAAAGAACAATATTAAAATAGAGCAAAGTATTACCACTCCTCTTGTACTTGCTTCAGGAATTGGAAGATACAATATTGTAGAAACCCTTATAAAGTATGGAGCGGATGTAAATAAATTTGCCGGAGAGAAATACAATACGCCGTTAAACCAAGCAATTAAAAAAGAAAGACATGAAATAACCGGCTTACTTATAAAACACGGGGCGGATATAAAGGTAATCAATGTAAAAAACATAAAGGGTGAAATGAATGTTTCCCCTTTACTAATTTTATCCCCTACCGGTAATCTGGAAGCCATGAAGTTAATTTTAGACGGCGGGGCTGATGTAAATGAAAGAACAATATTTGAAGCAACGCCGTTAATACAAGCTAGTATGTTTGGTCATGTCAAGGTAGTAGAGTTATTGCTTCAATACCCTGTTGAAGTTGATGCCGTGGATAAATTTGGAAAAACCGCTCTAATATGGGCGGTTGAGAAAGGAGACTTAAATATTGTAGAAGCACTGATAGCTAAGAAAGTAGACCTAGATATTATAAATAATGAAGGTATGACGGCATTAATGATAGCTGCCTTAATGGGTTTAGACAGAATTGTTGAAGTACTTATAAAGCATGGAGCCGATGCGAATATAGAGAGTAAGTACTGGGGCTCGGCACTAATGATAGCAATATCAAAATCCTATGCTAAAATTGCTAGGATAATTATGCCTAATGTCTTAGATGTTGATAAAGAATTTTATGACGGCTCTACGGCTTTACTTAAGGCCATTAAAGTTAGAAATGAAGAAATAGTTAAAGCACTATTAAAGCAAGGAGCAAATCCCAATAAACAAAATAGATATTTAAAGTACCCTTTGGTGGTTGCTTTAGCAGATACTTTAAAAAATAGTAAATCTAAAAAGGAAATAGTTAAGTTACTTTTAAAGTATAATGCAAATCCTTATACTTTAACATTTAAAAACACAAACTGCTTTGATAAAGCAATAGAGGCAGGAGATAAAGAAATAATAAATTTATTAGATGCATGGAAGTTAGAAAATAAAAATACTTTAGTTAATAACAGTACATTGGAGTTAGAAAAAGAGATTACAAGCTTGGAACAGAGTCATTATGATGAAATTAGGACAGCAATAGAAAGTAATTCGATAGATACCATTAAAAAGCTATTGAAACAAAAAATCAGACTTGAGGTTAAAGGAAAAGAACCATTATTAAATATAGCTATAGGCAAAAATAGCTATGAAATAGCTAAGCTATTACTGGATCATGGAATAAATCCTAATATAAGGGATGAAGGAAGTGGGGAAGCATCGGTCATGATGGCCGTATGTAGGGATAATGTAGAAATGATAAAGCTACTTATAAAATATAAAGCGGATCTGGATTTGTTTTCATGGTCAGGATACACGCCGTTAATGTTTGCTGTTTCTATGAATAGAAAAGAAACAATTAAATTACTTCTCGAAGCCGGAGCTAATGTAAATTACCAAAATTATGATAAAGAAACAGCATTATCCTTAGCAGTACAGCACTGCTATGAGAATGTAGCAATATTATTAAAGAATGGTGCCGATCCGTGCTTAGGAGAAATTTTTAAAAGAACTACATTATTAGAGTCGGCTGCTACCGAGGGTGATGAAGAAGTTATAAATCTCCTTATAAATAACAATACATTTTTTAGAGGAACAAGCATAGAGTCGGCAATAAAACAAGCAATTGCTAAAGATTACGGAGGGGTTATTGAATTACTTATTAATCACAAAGATTTTATAATACTTATTCCTCAAGAAGCGGGATTGCTATTATCCGATGCAATTAAAAACAATAATAACCATGCTGTTAAAGTGCTTTTAAAATATTTTAAAAAAATAGGGTTTAAGGAAGAAGACTTAAGAGCCGGATTGGCATGGGCTATAGAAAGAGGAGAAACGGAAATTATAATTGAGTTATTAAAGGCAGGGGTAGATATTAATCATATAAATAATGGGACTACCGCATTAATTGAAGCAGTAAAAGATAATAACATTAGTACGGCAGAGGCAATATTACATTATGGAAAATCCTTAAGCATAAATGCGAAAGACCAACAAGGTAATTCTGCATTATATTATGCGGTAATAAATAATGATGAAAATATTGTTCAATTGATATTAGATAAAAAAGGAACTCTTAGTGATGAAGAAATAAATAAATTGAATAACTCGGATATTAATAAGGCAAGTGACATTATGAAAATAATGCTTCGCGAAGATTTAAAACAGAAGATACTAGGAGAGCATAGCGGAAAAATAGTAGTTTTGTAA